Proteins encoded within one genomic window of Bradyrhizobium sp. 186:
- a CDS encoding trifunctional serine/threonine-protein kinase/ATP-binding protein/sensor histidine kinase has protein sequence MPRDPLSRTLFGSNLDSDIKPLWEDGDRAFCRAWRRQIHGSRAVVLVVRPIAEHPATLDRLAHEYELREELDEAWAVRPLELIREAGRTMLILEDPCGEPLLNLLGLRMEPKRFLRLAVGIARAAGKLHRHGLVHKDLKPAHILVNCPDEQARLTGFGLASRLSRERVPPEPAEFIAGSLPYMAPEQTGRMNRSVDCRSDLYSLGVTFYQMLTGALPFTGSDPLEWIHCHIARKAIPPVEKSQNLPEPISQIVMKLLAKTAEERYQTAAGLEHDLQHCLAAWANHGRIDPFELGTDDTPDRLLIPEKLYGRALQIEALLASFDRAVKSGAPRLVLVAGYSGVGKSSLVQELHKALVPSRGQLVSGKFDQLKRDVPYVTLVQTFQSLVRPLLSKSEGELATWRQALREALGANGRLMVELIPDLSLIIGEQPAVAELPARQAQIRFQLVLRRFIGVFARRTHPLVLFLDDLQWHDAATLDLIEDLLTQSDLHLLLIGAYRSNELDAGHPLKRKLDSIRRADVNFEEITLSPLTADDVAQLVADTLRCGPKRAAPLAKLVHQKTMGNPFFAIQFLSELAEEQLLTFDHESARWRWDLERIHAKAYTENVVDLMLGKLIRLPEETQDALQQLACFGNIAGTAELAIVLEISQEQVHATLWPAIRQELIARHGTAYRFLHDRLQEAAYLLVPESSRAPAHLRIGRMLAAHVPAHKREVAIFDIVSQLNRGVALIASGQEREQLAELNLVAGQRARASAAYASALTYFTVGAALLAEHSWRRRHELAFALETSRAECEFLVGQLDIAESLLSVLSKRALNAPQRATVACLRVDLYLTLGQHGRAVLTGLEYLHDVGIEWSQHPTDQETLAEYQRMWSQLPDAIEDLASLPAMTDQTTLATLAVLTRILPPAGFTDANLSALVICRAVTISLEYGNTDASCAHYAWLGRILAGRFGDYQAADKFGRLACDLVDRGEFSRFRAPVYLAFGCNVIPWTKPLRGGRVLIRRALAAAVSSGDVIYEAYSLLHLTSNMMMAGDPLKEVQNEIEKSFATIRNRKVQFAADTVAAQLAIIRSMRGLTRSFGCLDDQQFDELEVERSLARSPELSPSETVYWIRKLQARFLAGDYAAAVDARSKAEPKLWTMPTEPLIAEFHFYGALSHSCYCDKPGESEQQQHRDIIDAHYRQLQIWATNCPENFENRAALVGAEIARLEYRDADAMRLYEHSIQTAARNGFAHHEGIACELAARFYAARGFDRISRVYLQDARRGYLRWGADGKVRQLDELNPHLSHEETTPAVNGMRIGAPVEHLDLATVTKVSQAISGEIVLQKLIDTLMRTAIEQAGAERGLLILLHGGEPRIEAEAATVADALLVKVNEQPVTPMALPESVLHFVLRVRENVILEDAAAEPSFAEDPYIRERKARSILCLPLITQGKLIGVLYLENNLAARIFSPARNSVLKMLASQAATALENSRLYSEVQQRESKIRRLLDANIIGIFIIREGGEIIEANQTFLTMVGYDREDLVAGRVNGLDLTPPEWHERTLNAGTEARRTGAVQQFEKEYVRKDGSRVPVLIGLAVFDARDDQGVGFVLDLTERKRAEAEARESERRYRETLMGLAHANRITTMGQLAASIAHEVNQPIAAISSNAGAGLNWLGAQPPNLEEVRQTFGLIVRDSMRAGNVIRRIRALMNKAPMQTELLAIDELILEVLALVRAELAKNDVWVQTRRTEALPLVRADRVQVRQVILNLITNAIEAMREINEGDRELLISARTDDSNNVVVTFRDTGPGLDPNSADRVFEAFYTTKSEGMGMGLAICHSIIEAHGGRMWAGANDPRGAVFQFSMPVAPEGVDRSEQVSSTS, from the coding sequence ATGCCGCGGGACCCCCTCAGCCGAACTTTGTTCGGCTCGAATCTCGACAGTGACATCAAGCCCCTGTGGGAGGATGGTGATCGCGCGTTCTGCCGTGCGTGGCGCCGGCAAATCCACGGCAGCAGGGCTGTCGTGCTTGTCGTGCGGCCCATCGCGGAACACCCAGCGACGCTCGACCGCCTCGCCCATGAGTATGAGCTGAGGGAGGAGCTAGACGAGGCATGGGCGGTGCGGCCGTTGGAACTCATCCGGGAAGCTGGTCGGACTATGCTGATCCTGGAGGATCCATGCGGCGAGCCACTGCTAAATTTACTCGGGCTCCGTATGGAGCCCAAGCGCTTCCTGCGCCTCGCTGTTGGCATCGCGAGGGCCGCGGGCAAGCTTCACCGGCACGGCTTGGTCCACAAGGACCTGAAACCCGCTCACATTCTGGTCAATTGTCCTGACGAACAGGCGCGACTCACTGGGTTTGGTCTGGCTTCCCGTCTTTCCCGCGAGCGCGTGCCGCCTGAGCCTGCCGAGTTCATCGCCGGCTCGCTGCCCTACATGGCGCCCGAACAGACCGGACGAATGAATCGCTCGGTCGATTGTCGCAGTGATCTCTATTCACTTGGCGTGACATTCTATCAGATGCTGACCGGCGCGCTGCCGTTCACGGGCTCAGATCCCTTGGAGTGGATCCATTGTCATATTGCAAGAAAAGCAATACCGCCCGTCGAGAAATCGCAAAACCTCCCGGAGCCGATATCTCAGATTGTGATGAAACTCCTCGCGAAAACCGCCGAGGAACGCTACCAGACTGCCGCTGGCCTTGAGCACGATCTGCAACACTGTCTCGCAGCATGGGCCAACCACGGTCGCATCGACCCATTTGAGCTCGGCACAGACGACACACCTGATCGGTTGCTCATCCCCGAGAAGCTCTATGGCAGAGCCCTTCAGATCGAGGCTTTGCTTGCCTCTTTCGATCGCGCGGTGAAGAGCGGCGCGCCGAGGTTGGTGCTCGTCGCCGGTTACTCCGGTGTCGGTAAGTCTTCGCTCGTCCAGGAGCTACACAAAGCACTGGTGCCCTCGCGCGGGCAGTTGGTGTCAGGCAAATTCGACCAACTGAAACGCGACGTTCCCTATGTGACGCTAGTGCAGACGTTTCAGAGTCTTGTCCGTCCTCTTCTCAGCAAAAGTGAGGGCGAACTCGCCACCTGGCGGCAAGCGCTCCGGGAGGCGCTCGGCGCGAATGGACGACTGATGGTCGAATTGATCCCCGATCTGAGCCTGATCATTGGCGAGCAGCCCGCGGTTGCTGAGCTTCCAGCCCGGCAAGCGCAAATTCGTTTCCAGCTGGTGCTTCGCCGCTTTATTGGCGTGTTCGCCCGGCGAACCCATCCTTTGGTGCTCTTCCTCGACGATTTGCAGTGGCATGATGCCGCAACGCTCGACTTGATCGAGGATCTCCTGACCCAGTCGGATCTGCACCTGCTGCTCATTGGAGCTTACCGCAGCAACGAACTTGATGCAGGCCATCCACTCAAACGCAAGCTCGACTCCATCAGGAGAGCCGACGTAAATTTCGAGGAGATCACGCTCTCGCCGCTCACTGCAGACGATGTCGCGCAGTTAGTCGCGGATACCCTTCGCTGCGGACCAAAACGCGCTGCCCCGCTTGCAAAGTTGGTGCATCAGAAGACGATGGGTAATCCGTTCTTCGCCATTCAATTCCTTTCTGAACTGGCCGAAGAGCAGCTGTTGACGTTCGATCACGAGTCGGCGCGCTGGCGATGGGATCTCGAGCGTATTCACGCAAAAGCGTACACCGAGAACGTCGTAGATCTGATGCTCGGCAAGCTCATCCGCCTGCCCGAGGAAACGCAGGACGCGCTGCAACAGCTGGCCTGTTTCGGCAACATCGCCGGGACGGCGGAGCTTGCGATCGTGCTCGAAATTTCGCAGGAGCAGGTGCATGCGACCCTGTGGCCGGCGATCCGGCAGGAACTGATCGCGCGCCACGGAACAGCCTACCGCTTCCTCCACGATCGCCTTCAAGAGGCGGCCTACTTGCTGGTGCCGGAATCCTCGCGCGCTCCTGCCCATCTGCGGATCGGTCGGATGCTGGCGGCACACGTCCCTGCGCACAAACGCGAAGTGGCTATCTTCGACATCGTCAGCCAACTCAATCGAGGTGTCGCGCTAATTGCCTCCGGTCAGGAGCGTGAGCAGCTCGCAGAGCTGAATTTGGTCGCAGGGCAGCGTGCCAGGGCGTCGGCGGCCTACGCCTCGGCACTCACATATTTCACCGTCGGTGCTGCGCTGCTCGCGGAGCACTCTTGGCGAAGGCGCCACGAACTCGCGTTTGCACTGGAGACAAGCCGGGCTGAATGCGAATTCTTGGTAGGCCAGCTGGACATTGCAGAGAGCCTCCTGTCCGTACTGTCGAAGCGCGCTTTGAACGCGCCCCAGCGAGCAACGGTCGCATGTTTGCGGGTCGATCTTTACTTGACGCTCGGTCAGCACGGGCGGGCAGTGCTCACAGGGCTCGAATATCTTCACGACGTCGGGATCGAGTGGTCGCAGCATCCGACGGACCAGGAAACATTGGCCGAATATCAGCGGATGTGGTCACAGCTGCCCGACGCAATCGAGGATCTTGCTAGTTTGCCTGCAATGACAGATCAGACCACGCTTGCCACGCTTGCCGTCTTGACGCGCATTCTTCCGCCCGCAGGTTTCACGGACGCCAATTTATCCGCTTTGGTCATCTGCAGAGCTGTCACCATCAGCCTCGAATACGGCAACACTGATGCTTCTTGCGCCCATTACGCATGGCTAGGCCGAATCTTGGCCGGGCGCTTCGGTGACTACCAAGCAGCTGACAAATTTGGTCGTCTTGCTTGCGACCTGGTTGATCGCGGTGAGTTCTCCCGCTTTCGGGCTCCCGTCTATTTGGCCTTCGGGTGCAACGTGATCCCGTGGACGAAGCCCCTAAGAGGTGGCCGAGTTTTGATTCGGCGAGCGCTCGCAGCTGCGGTCAGCAGCGGCGATGTCATCTATGAGGCGTACAGCTTGCTTCATCTAACCTCAAATATGATGATGGCCGGAGATCCCCTGAAAGAGGTACAGAACGAGATAGAGAAAAGCTTTGCTACGATACGGAATAGAAAGGTTCAGTTTGCTGCTGATACCGTAGCCGCTCAGCTCGCAATCATTAGAAGCATGCGCGGCCTCACGCGCTCATTCGGTTGCTTGGATGACCAACAATTTGACGAGCTAGAGGTCGAGCGATCGTTGGCACGGAGTCCGGAGCTGTCACCTAGCGAAACCGTCTACTGGATCCGCAAACTTCAGGCACGATTTCTAGCCGGCGATTATGCTGCGGCTGTTGATGCTCGCTCCAAGGCGGAGCCCAAATTATGGACCATGCCGACAGAGCCCTTGATCGCGGAGTTTCACTTCTATGGTGCGCTGTCTCACTCATGTTATTGCGACAAGCCAGGCGAAAGCGAACAACAGCAACATCGGGATATCATTGATGCCCATTACAGACAGCTGCAGATATGGGCGACGAATTGCCCCGAAAATTTCGAGAATCGGGCTGCCTTGGTCGGCGCTGAAATTGCAAGGCTCGAATACCGCGATGCAGACGCAATGCGACTGTATGAACACTCAATCCAGACCGCAGCACGTAACGGTTTCGCCCACCACGAGGGAATCGCTTGCGAGCTTGCAGCGCGCTTTTATGCTGCGCGCGGTTTTGACAGAATCTCCCGGGTTTACCTGCAGGACGCGCGGCGCGGCTACCTTCGTTGGGGAGCTGATGGCAAAGTGCGTCAGCTCGACGAGCTGAATCCCCATCTCAGCCATGAGGAGACCACTCCAGCCGTGAATGGCATGAGGATCGGAGCTCCGGTTGAGCATCTTGATCTCGCGACGGTGACAAAAGTGTCGCAGGCGATTTCCGGCGAGATTGTTCTTCAAAAACTAATCGACACGCTTATGCGGACTGCCATTGAGCAGGCCGGCGCCGAACGAGGTTTGTTGATTCTGCTGCATGGAGGCGAGCCACGGATCGAGGCGGAAGCCGCAACGGTAGCGGATGCGCTGCTTGTAAAGGTGAATGAACAGCCCGTAACTCCGATGGCGCTTCCCGAGTCCGTGCTGCATTTCGTCCTACGTGTCCGCGAAAACGTCATTCTCGAAGATGCTGCCGCCGAGCCTTCATTTGCGGAAGATCCGTATATCCGCGAGCGCAAAGCGCGTTCTATTCTTTGCCTGCCACTGATCACGCAGGGCAAGCTGATCGGCGTACTTTATCTGGAGAATAATCTCGCCGCGCGCATATTCTCGCCTGCCCGCAACTCCGTGCTGAAAATGCTTGCCTCGCAAGCTGCAACAGCGCTGGAAAACAGCCGGTTGTACAGCGAAGTGCAGCAACGGGAGTCGAAAATCCGGCGCTTACTCGACGCTAACATCATCGGAATATTTATCATTCGCGAAGGAGGCGAGATCATCGAGGCAAATCAAACCTTCCTCACGATGGTTGGATACGACCGAGAGGATCTCGTCGCGGGGCGAGTGAACGGTCTCGACCTGACACCGCCAGAATGGCACGAGCGCACACTGAATGCTGGAACAGAAGCAAGAAGGACCGGAGCTGTCCAGCAGTTCGAGAAAGAGTATGTCCGCAAGGATGGCAGCCGCGTGCCGGTGCTAATTGGCCTCGCCGTATTCGATGCGCGAGACGACCAAGGTGTTGGCTTCGTCCTCGACCTGACAGAGCGAAAGAGAGCGGAAGCGGAAGCCCGTGAAAGCGAACGACGGTATCGCGAGACTCTGATGGGGCTGGCACACGCCAATCGGATCACGACAATGGGACAGCTGGCCGCCTCAATCGCCCATGAGGTCAACCAGCCGATTGCCGCGATCAGCAGTAATGCGGGGGCGGGGCTAAATTGGCTCGGTGCTCAACCGCCAAATCTGGAAGAAGTTCGGCAGACCTTCGGTTTGATTGTGCGTGACAGTATGCGTGCAGGGAACGTGATCCGTCGGATCCGCGCTCTTATGAATAAGGCTCCTATGCAAACGGAGCTTCTCGCAATTGACGAATTGATCTTAGAGGTGCTGGCCCTAGTTCGCGCGGAACTTGCGAAAAATGATGTATGGGTGCAAACGCGACGGACTGAGGCGTTGCCGCTTGTCCGGGCAGATCGCGTCCAGGTCCGGCAGGTGATTCTCAATTTGATCACGAACGCCATCGAGGCGATGAGGGAGATCAACGAAGGTGACCGCGAGTTACTGATCAGTGCGCGGACAGATGACTCGAATAACGTAGTGGTCACTTTTCGGGATACGGGTCCAGGCCTCGATCCGAACAGCGCTGACCGCGTGTTCGAGGCGTTTTACACCACCAAGTCCGAAGGCATGGGCATGGGGCTGGCCATTTGCCATTCTATTATTGAGGCGCACGGAGGCCGGATGTGGGCGGGCGCCAATGATCCTCGCGGGGCCGTCTTTCAGTTCAGCATGCCGGTTGCGCCGGAGGGCGTGGATCGGTCGGAACAGGTCTCTTCAACGTCTTAG